The proteins below come from a single Acidovorax sp. NCPPB 4044 genomic window:
- a CDS encoding flagellar biosynthetic protein FliR produces MDSLQSPPFQALAGSAAPGLWAAFFLPSLRIAVVLAMTPVLYAMPVPNRVRLLVVMALSWMLAQVLVRGAPKTVPGTGELLQMALVELSLGATMALGILLAFAAFSLAGNLLDVQIGFGIAQVFDPVGNRASPLLVSAFNYIAVIGLMAADGHHALLRALAYSFEVFPPGAAWQIEGAAAPVFKQASGLFMLGFALAAPVVFCILLVEFALSLISRNLPQINMLVLGIPVKIVVGLAVLSLWFTGMGGTMNRIYGGIYGMWETMFIQAAAAPRPGDR; encoded by the coding sequence ATGGACTCCCTGCAATCTCCGCCCTTCCAGGCGCTGGCTGGAAGCGCCGCACCGGGCCTGTGGGCCGCTTTCTTCCTGCCTTCGCTGCGCATCGCCGTCGTGCTGGCGATGACACCGGTGCTCTACGCCATGCCGGTGCCGAACCGGGTGCGCCTGCTGGTTGTGATGGCACTTTCCTGGATGCTCGCGCAAGTGTTGGTGAGGGGGGCTCCGAAAACCGTTCCCGGTACAGGCGAGTTGCTGCAGATGGCGCTGGTGGAGTTGTCGCTCGGGGCCACCATGGCGCTGGGCATCCTGCTCGCCTTTGCGGCGTTCTCGCTGGCGGGCAACCTGCTCGATGTGCAGATCGGCTTCGGCATCGCCCAGGTGTTCGACCCGGTGGGCAACCGGGCGTCTCCTTTGCTGGTGTCGGCCTTCAATTACATCGCCGTGATCGGCCTCATGGCGGCGGACGGTCACCATGCCTTGCTGCGTGCGCTGGCCTATAGCTTCGAGGTGTTTCCGCCCGGTGCCGCCTGGCAGATCGAAGGTGCGGCAGCACCCGTTTTCAAGCAGGCCAGCGGGCTCTTCATGCTGGGTTTCGCACTGGCCGCGCCGGTGGTGTTCTGCATTCTGCTGGTGGAGTTCGCGCTCAGCCTCATATCGCGCAACCTTCCGCAGATCAACATGCTGGTGCTCGGCATCCCGGTGAAGATCGTGGTCGGCCTGGCGGTGCTGTCGCTCTGGTTCACAGGCATGGGCGGCACGATGAACCGCATCTACGGTGGCATCTACGGCATGTGGGAGACGATGTTCATACAGGCCGCCGCGGCACCGCGGCCCGGGGATCGGTGA
- a CDS encoding flagellar biosynthetic protein FliQ, which produces MTADLALRMMSDLFWTGLLVCLPILGLTMLVGLLISILQVVTQVQEMSLTFVPKLLVAGGVMVFFGPWMLKKLGQFATQLWTNIPSMF; this is translated from the coding sequence GTGACTGCCGACCTCGCGCTGCGCATGATGTCCGACCTGTTCTGGACAGGGCTGCTCGTCTGCCTGCCGATCCTGGGGCTCACCATGCTGGTCGGACTGCTGATCAGCATCCTGCAGGTGGTCACGCAAGTGCAGGAAATGTCGTTGACCTTCGTTCCCAAGCTGTTGGTGGCCGGGGGCGTGATGGTCTTTTTCGGCCCGTGGATGCTCAAGAAGCTGGGCCAATTCGCCACGCAACTCTGGACGAACATTCCTTCGATGTTCTGA